In the Euphorbia lathyris chromosome 5, ddEupLath1.1, whole genome shotgun sequence genome, one interval contains:
- the LOC136229941 gene encoding protein NSP-INTERACTING KINASE 3 gives MIMEGGSFWLWKLGFLVLTLMEISSATLSPTGINYEVVALATIKAALHDPYNVLESWDSNSVDPCSWRMVTCSSDGYVSALGLPSQSLSGTLSPWIGNLTNLQSVLLQNNAISGHIPFEIGRLEKLQTLDLSNNTFTGEIPASLGDLKNLNYLRLNNNSLSGELPVSLSEINGLTLVDLSYNNLSGSLPKISARTFKVIGNPLICGPKADDNCSAIFPEPLSLPPDGLKGQSDSGSNSHRLAIAFGASFGAAFSVIIVMGLLWWRYRRNQQIFFDVNEQYDREVCLGHLRRYTFKELRAATDHFNSKNILGRGGFGIVYKGCFSDGTVVAVKRLKDYNAAGGEIQFQTEVETISLAVHRNLLRLSGFCTTESERLLVYPYMSNGSVASRLRDHIHGRPALDWARRKKIALGTARGLLYLHEQCDPKIIHRDVKAANILLDEDFEAVVGDFGLAKLLDHRDSHVTTAVRGTVGHIAPEYLSTGQSSEKTDVFGFGILLLELITGQKALDFGRAANQKGVMLDWVKKLHQEGKLNVLVDKDLKGNFDRVELEEMVQVALLCTQFNPLHRPKMSDVLKMLEGDGLAEKWEASQKVETPRFRTCESLPQRYSDYIEESSLVVEAMELSGPR, from the exons ATGATAATGGAAGGTGGGAGTTTCTGGCTATGGAAACTGGGGTTTCTGGTTTTGACATTAATGGAGATTTCTTCTGCTACTCTTTCTCCCACTGGTATTAACTATGAAG TGGTTGCTTTGGCAACTATAAAAGCTGCTTTACATGATCCTTACAATGTTCTTGAGAGTTGGGATAGCAATTCAGTTGATCCTTGTAGCTGGAGAATGGTTACTTGTTCATCAGATGGATATGTTTCTGCTCT GGGGCTTCCCAGTCAGAGCCTGTCCGGGACTCTATCACCTTGGATTGGAAACCTTACTAACTTGCAATCAGT GTTGTTACAGAATAATGCCATTTCAGGTCATATTCCTTTTGAAATTGGGAGGTTGGAGAAGCTTCAAACACTTGATCTTTCCAACAATACATTCACTGGAGAAATACCTGCTTCTCTGGGGGACCTCAAGAACCTAAATTATCT GAGGTTAAACAACAATAGCCTTAGTGGTGAATTGCCTGTGTCTCTATCCGAAATCAATGGTCTCACTCTTGT GGACCTTTCGTATAACAATCTGAGTGGTTCGTTGCCTAAAATATCAGCAAGAACATTCAA AGTTATAGGCAACCCGTTAATATGTGGCCCGAAAGCTGATGATAACTGTTCTGCTATCTTCCCAGAACCTCTTTCTCTCCCACCAGATGGTCTGAAAG GTCAATCAGACTCCGGGAGTAACAGCCATCGCTTGGCTATTGCGTTTGGTGCAAGCTTTGGTGCTGCCTTTTCGGTCATAATTGTTATGGGGTTGCTTTGGTGGCGATATAGACGCAATCAACAAATTTTCTTTGATGTTAatg AACAATATGATCGAGAGGTGTGCCTTGGCCATTTGAGAAGGTATACGTTTAAGGAGCTGCGGGCTGCAACTGATCATTTCAATTCGAAGAACATACTTGGAAGAGGCGGGTTTGGGATAGTGTACAAGGGATGCTTTAGTGATGGAACAGTAGTGGCTGTCAAAAGGTTGAAAGATTATAATGCAGCCGGTGGCGAAATCCAATTCCAGACGGAAGTAGAGACGATAAGTTTAGCTGTCCATCGAAATCTGCTCAGGCTTTCGGGATTTTGCACCACTGAGAGTGAGAGGCTTCTTGTTTACCCCTATATGTCAAATGGAAGTGTAGCGTCTCGATTAAGAG ATCACATTCATGGGCGACCGGCTTTGGACTGGGCGAGGAGAAAGAAGATAGCTTTAGGTACAGCTAGAGGACTGCTCTACTTGCACGAACAATGTGACCCGAAAATCATTCACCGTGATGTCAAAGCAGCCAACATTTTGTTGGATGAAGATTTTGAAGCAGTTGTTGGTGATTTCGGGCTGGCTAAGCTTTTGGATCACAGGGATTCTCATGTAACCACAGCTGTTCGTGGTACCGTTGGCCACATTGCTCCCGAATACTTGTCAACTGGTCAGTCATCAGAGAAGACAGATGTTTTCGGGTTCGGTATATTACTTCTTGAGCTTATCACAGGTCAAAAAGCTCTGGACTTTGGAAGGGCAGCTAACCAGAAAGGCGTCATGCTTGATTGG GTGAAGAAACTCCATCAAGAAGGGAAACTGAATGTGCTAGTGGATAAAGATCTGAAAGGAAATTTTGACAGGGTTGAATTGGAAGAAATGGTACAAGTAGCACTATTGTGTACTCAATTCAATCCTTTACATCGTCCGAAAATGTCGGATGTATTGAAAATGTTAGAAGGAGATGGATTAGCAGAGAAATGGGAGGCTTCACAGAAGGTAGAGACTCCAAGATTTAGAACATGTGAAAGCCTTCCTCAAAGATATTCAGATTATATAGAAGAATCATCACTTGTGGTAGAAGCAATGGAGCTTTCGGGGCCTCGGTGA